Proteins from a single region of Callithrix jacchus isolate 240 chromosome 12, calJac240_pri, whole genome shotgun sequence:
- the DCUN1D3 gene encoding DCN1-like protein 3, with protein sequence MGQCVTKCKNPSSTLGSKNGDRDPSNKSHSRRGAGHREEQVPPCGKPGGDILVNGTKKAEAATEACQLPMSSGDAGRESKSNAEESSLQRLEELFRRYKDEREDAILEEGMERFCNDLCVDPTEFRVLLLAWKFQAATMCKFTRKEFFDGCKAISADSIDGICARFPSLLTEAKQEDKFKDLYRFTFQFGLDSEEGQRSLHREIAIALWKLVFTQNNPPVLDQWLNFLTENPSGIKGISRDTWNMFLNFTQVIGPDLSNYSEDEAWPSLFDTFVEWEMERRKREGEGRGALSSGPEGLCPEEQT encoded by the exons ATGGGCCAGTGTGTCACCAAGTGCAAGAATCCCTCATCGACTCTGGGCAGCAAGAATGGAGACCGTGACCCCAGCAACAAGTCACACAGCAGGCGGGGTGCAGGCCACCGTGAGGAGCAGGTACCACCCTGTGGCAAGCCAGGTGGAGATATCCTCGTCAATGGGACCAAGAAGGCCGAGGCTGCCACCGAGGCCTGCCAGCTGCCAATGTCCTCGGGAGATGCTGGGAGGGAGTCCAAGTCCAATGCCGAGGAGTCTTCCTTGCAGAGGTTGGAAGAACTGTTCAGGCGCTACAAGGATGAGCGGGAAGATGCAATTTTGGAGGAAGGGATGGAGCGCTTTTGCAATGACCTGTGTGTCGACCCCACAGAATTTCGAGTGCTGCTCTTAGCTTGGAAGTTCCAGGCTGCAACCATGTGCAAATTCACAAG GAAGGAGTTTTTTGATGGCTGCAAAGCAATAAGTGCAGACAGCATTGACGGAATCTGTGCACGGTTCCCTAGCCTCTTAACAGAAGCCAAACAAGAAGATAAATTCAAGGATCTCTATCGGTTTACATTTCAGTTTGGCCTGGACTCTGAAGAAGGGCAGCGGTCACTGCATCGGGAAATAGCCATTGCCCTGTGGAAACTAGTCTTTACCCAGAACAATCCTCCGGTATTGGACCAATGGCTAAACTTCCTAACAGAGAACCCCTCGGGGATCAAAGGCATCTCCAGGGACACTTGGAACATGTTCCTTAACTTCACTCAGGTGATTGGCCCTGACCTCAGCAACTATAGTGAAGATGAGGCCTGGCCAAGTCTCTTTGACACCTTTGTGGAGTGGGAAATGGAgcgaaggaaaagagaaggggaagggagaggtgcACTCAGCTCAGGGCCCGAGGGCTTGTGTCCCGAGGAGCAGACTTAG